One genomic segment of Nocardioides cavernaquae includes these proteins:
- a CDS encoding AAA family ATPase: protein MAVETGDLETLTRVTGRVRQNIERVIEGKPDVVGTALVVLLAEGHLLIEDVPGVGKTMLAKALARSIEGSVKRIQFTPDLLPSDVTGVSVFNPDTRTFEFHPGVVFANVVVGDEINRASPKTQSALLECMEERQVTVDGNTVELESPFLVIATQNPIEMEGTYALPEAQRDRFMCRVSMGYPPLAAELAMLDSHTRRNPLDDLEPVTDAAELRKLVHIVGSVHVSDAVARYAVALTTATRTSPDLVLGASPRATLHLVRAAKAHAALQGRSFVLPDDVLDLAPLVLTHRLIPNVEASLSGRTPASILSGIVSRVPVPASSTSHG, encoded by the coding sequence GTGGCAGTGGAGACAGGCGACCTCGAGACGCTCACGCGTGTCACGGGACGGGTTCGCCAGAACATCGAGCGCGTGATCGAAGGCAAGCCCGACGTGGTCGGGACGGCACTCGTCGTGCTGCTCGCCGAGGGGCACTTGCTGATCGAGGACGTGCCCGGCGTCGGCAAGACGATGCTCGCCAAGGCGCTGGCCCGTTCGATCGAGGGCAGCGTCAAGCGCATCCAGTTCACGCCCGACCTGCTCCCCTCCGACGTCACAGGGGTCAGCGTCTTCAACCCCGACACCCGGACCTTCGAGTTCCATCCGGGCGTTGTCTTCGCCAATGTCGTGGTGGGCGACGAGATCAACCGCGCCTCACCGAAGACGCAGTCCGCGCTGCTCGAGTGCATGGAGGAGCGCCAGGTCACCGTCGACGGCAACACCGTCGAGCTCGAGTCTCCGTTCCTCGTCATCGCCACCCAGAACCCGATCGAGATGGAGGGCACCTACGCCCTCCCCGAGGCGCAGCGCGACCGCTTCATGTGCCGGGTCTCGATGGGCTATCCCCCACTCGCCGCCGAGCTCGCGATGCTCGACAGCCACACACGCCGCAACCCGCTCGACGACCTCGAGCCGGTCACCGACGCCGCCGAGCTCCGGAAGCTCGTGCACATCGTCGGCTCGGTCCACGTCTCTGACGCCGTTGCCCGCTACGCCGTGGCCCTGACCACTGCCACACGCACCAGCCCCGACCTCGTGCTCGGCGCATCACCCCGCGCGACACTCCACCTGGTCCGCGCGGCGAAGGCCCACGCCGCGCTGCAGGGGCGCTCCTTCGTCCTGCCCGACGACGTGCTCGACCTCGCACCCCTGGTGCTGACCCACCGCCTCATCCCCAACGTCGAGGCGTCGCTGTCCGGGCGCACTCCGGCGTCGATCCTGAGCGGCATCGTGTCCCGGGTTCCCGTCCCGGCCAGCAGCACCTCCCACGGCTGA
- a CDS encoding DUF58 domain-containing protein, producing MRSGLGALTTRGRTLLAGGITALFCGIALGQVALSRVGLLLVVLPVASAALIGLSRYRLSLARAVEPRQVAAGQSSLVTLEISNAGRALLGTVRLEDQVPWALGSRPRFVLGGLTRAWERRVDYTVRSDVRGRFVLGPMTARVTDPFGLVELSRSFQTQAELIVTPTVVRLPMTGLSGAWTGAGDNRPRAFASGSAEDVTVREYRHGDALRRVHWRSSARTGELMVRREEQPWQSRATVLLDNRVSAHRGHGAASSLETAVSMAASIVTHLAERGFTVRLVTADGANAARSDAWHERSSGPDTRRLLEELAVVDGVRRGVLETSWVADTARTGMLIAVLGEVTEHDRAALHRMVHHSESPLAIALDVDGWLGRPAADPALSLRTLGWRAVAAGPGVSLPQLWQDLASAPTRRSS from the coding sequence ATGCGCAGCGGGCTCGGCGCCCTCACGACTCGGGGTCGCACGCTCCTGGCCGGCGGGATCACCGCCCTGTTCTGTGGCATCGCCCTGGGCCAGGTCGCACTGAGCCGGGTGGGGCTGCTCCTCGTCGTACTTCCCGTGGCGAGCGCTGCGCTGATCGGCCTCAGTCGCTACCGGCTCTCGCTGGCCCGCGCCGTGGAGCCCCGACAGGTTGCCGCAGGCCAGTCGTCCCTCGTCACCCTCGAGATCAGCAATGCAGGGCGCGCCCTGCTCGGCACGGTGCGGCTGGAGGACCAGGTGCCGTGGGCGCTCGGCTCGCGCCCCCGCTTCGTGCTCGGCGGACTGACTCGCGCCTGGGAGCGCCGGGTGGACTACACGGTGCGGTCCGACGTGCGTGGGCGCTTCGTCCTCGGGCCGATGACCGCCCGCGTCACCGATCCGTTCGGGCTGGTGGAGCTCTCCCGGTCCTTCCAGACCCAGGCGGAGCTGATCGTGACGCCGACGGTCGTCCGCCTGCCGATGACGGGCCTGAGCGGAGCGTGGACCGGCGCCGGCGACAACCGGCCCCGCGCCTTCGCGAGCGGCAGCGCTGAGGACGTCACCGTTCGGGAGTACCGCCACGGCGATGCGCTCCGCCGCGTCCACTGGCGCAGCAGTGCCCGCACCGGCGAGCTGATGGTGCGCCGCGAGGAGCAGCCCTGGCAGTCGCGGGCCACGGTCTTGCTGGACAACCGGGTCTCCGCACACCGGGGCCACGGCGCCGCGTCGTCACTCGAGACGGCCGTCTCGATGGCAGCCTCGATCGTCACGCACCTGGCCGAGCGCGGCTTCACCGTCCGCCTGGTCACGGCCGACGGGGCGAACGCAGCCCGCAGCGATGCGTGGCACGAGCGGAGCTCCGGCCCGGACACGCGCCGGCTCCTCGAGGAGCTGGCCGTCGTGGACGGCGTACGCCGCGGGGTGCTGGAGACCAGCTGGGTCGCTGACACCGCGCGCACGGGGATGCTCATCGCCGTGCTCGGCGAGGTGACCGAGCACGACCGTGCAGCCCTGCACCGGATGGTCCACCACTCCGAGTCTCCCCTCGCGATCGCGCTCGACGTCGACGGGTGGCTCGGCCGGCCGGCCGCCGACCCGGCACTGTCGCTACGCACCCTGGGCTGGCGGGCCGTTGCCGCAGGCCCCGGGGTCTCACTCCCGCAGCTCT